The following proteins are co-located in the Accipiter gentilis chromosome 27, bAccGen1.1, whole genome shotgun sequence genome:
- the TMEM200C gene encoding transmembrane protein 200C has protein sequence MIATGGLLRISARKQDPLRPQSQVPKRKRKAKKKRKNDVVVVKGKLKLCSLSGLIALCGILVLLVGVALAMVGYWPKPSQLFREGSISGGRHLAPQGGTPKNRSRSEGAQAGIHPESPPRANTSTTATIQESPQSPPTSSSPQASVGFLFRLFSSYLHSDKLKVLGPLIMGIGIFLFICANAVLHENRDKKTKIINLRDLYSTVIDAHSLRAKDRGTPASAPLNGFVNYVQSRGLELKPGSEGLGAAAMLAKSSWPPGLGVSLSPPDLASSPRRSSFSIPPQPPSLAEAVYSIYQERAGHTVTSPPCSPPESWGRHSTANSIVSSSLSAFALLPSAPSSGEEGWQRPPGERGAREIPRGEFELSLTNLSGSRVKGGCGTKRHKLVVRRQSTSCLPDAGRPCFPEPPRSLAVSRGPDSSLLVKASSSYSKSLDLGEVPPSTPPAFTRTDSQSSQSEPSSSNKGYSHLEETGTSLESVANTRASKIQDCEEEPVEKTDPLKATSREQTGAQSRQTQRQYTNKEKLFMISRSHTALGLEDRELESTGI, from the coding sequence ATGATCGCCACTGGAGGCCTCCTGAGGATTTCAGCTAGGAAACAGGACCCCTTGCGACCCCAAAGCCAAGTCCCTAAACGCAAACGCAAGGCCAAAAAGAAGCGCAAGAACGACGTGGTGGTGGTGAAAGGCAAGCTCAAGCTGTGCTCCCTCTCGGGGCTCATCGCCCTCTGTGGCATCCTTGTACTGCTTGTGGGCGTCGCCTTGGCCATGGTGGGCTACTGGCCGAAGCCCAGCCAGCTTTTCAGAGAAGGCAGCATCAGCGGGGGCCGTCATCTGGCACCTCAGGGTGGCACCCCCAAGAACCGCTCCCGGAGTGAAGGGGCACAAGCAGGCATCCATCCAGAGTCACCCCCCAGAGCCAACACTTCCACCACTGCTACCATTCAGGAGTCCCCACAGTCCCCCCCCACTTCTTCGTCCCCCCAGGCCTCCGTGGGTTTCCTTTTCCGTCTTTTCTCGAGCTACTTGCATTCAGACAAGCTGAAGGTGCTGGGCCCCCTCATCATGGGTATTGGCATCTTCCTCTTTATCTGCGCCAATGCGGTATTGCACGAGAACCGCGACAAGAAGACCAAGATCATCAACCTGCGTGATCTCTACTCCACTGTCATCGATGCGCACAGCCTGCGGGCCAAGGACAGAGGCACCCCAGCCTCAGCCCCTCTCAACGGCTTTGTCAACTATGTGCAGTCCCGGGGCCTGGAGCTAAAGCCTGGCAGTGAAGGCCTGGGTGCTGCGGCCATGCTGGCCAAGAGCTCCTGGCCACCAGGACTGGGTGTCTCCCTTTCCCCACCAGACCTGGCGTCCTCGCCGCGGCGTTCCTCCTTCTCCATCCCCCCACAGCCGCCCAGCCTGGCTGAGGCTGTGTACAGCATCTACCAGGAGCGTGCTGGCCACACCGTcaccagcccaccctgcagcccaccGGAGAGCTGGGGCCGGCACAGCACAGCCAACTCTATCGTCAGCTCTTCACTGAGCGCTTTCGCCCTCCTGCCCTCGGCGCCGAGCAGCGGAGAGGAAGGCTGGCAGAGGCCCCCTGGTGAGCGGGGAGCCCGGGAAATCCCACGGGGGGAGTTCGAACTGAGTCTGACCAACCTCAGCGGCAGCCGGGTCAAGGGAGGCTGTGGGACAAAGAGGCACAAGCTGGTTGTCAGGCGGCAGAGTACCAGCTGCTTGCCTGATGCCGGTCGTCCCTGTTTCCCTGAGCCACCTCGGTCCCTGGCTGTCAGCAGGGGCCCGGACTCCAGCCTCTTGGTAAAGGCATCTTCTAGCTACTCCAAATCTCTGGATCTGGGGGAGGTGCCCCCCTCAACCCCTCCTGCCTTCACCAGGACGGACTCCCAGAGCTCCCAGTCTGAGCCTTCCAGCAGCAATAAGGGCTACAGCCACCTGGAGGAGACAGGCACCTCCTTGGAGTCAGTTGCCAACACCCGAGCCAGTAAAATCCAGGACTGTGAGGAGGAACCAGTTGAGAAGACAGACCCCCTCAAGGCTACCAGCAGAGAACAAACAGGGGCACAATCCCGGCAAACTCAAAGACAGTATACAAATAAAGAGAAACTCTTTATGATTTCTAGGTCGCACACTGCATTAGGGCTGGAGGACAGGGAACTGGAGAGTACTGGTATCTAA